A DNA window from Malus domestica chromosome 12, GDT2T_hap1 contains the following coding sequences:
- the LOC103423408 gene encoding phosphatidate phosphatase PAH1-like, whose translation MNVVGKVGSLISQGVYSVATPFHPFGGAVDVIVVQQQDGTFRSTPWYVRFGKFQGVLKGAEKMVRINVNGIDANFHMYLDNSGEAYFIKEVESGEVSETNGVVKDSVNLEATQGDNALDGDGQSHDIRRLEHSVSDSVVVEMREERNSFGVNRIERAESDADRRYYEFQDEQSPLEGSVELSEFGSSRYDNLDSEHIVESQNLNSGVILVSVDGHVLKAPISASEQTSENVELDTPRFNLGPGEEADFCEGNEEFCPGETAWADYISKLNASTSSVASGSISGVRKDDSANGYQLEVDEREGEHSCQTQETQTSTQERDLQMPSYSEDTSTNKAEVSKSCLELEQMAKHEAKDVQNTGSSLEVQSSPEISHETLPLVDRTEDATVDLRNNVEASSTFDSISPDNNIPPHLEVGNESVEKIVPSSEQISIDSISLHSVSNDTNWKDEQCGTSAVVDGIERPESGDECSKSELIEPPTESSSKETQNELIKPPTESSSEETQVHSSIRFEISLCGNELRPGMGVKAAAETFAAHRVSAENFITSATSILKDENLIVKYRERYFSWEKAAPAILGMAVFSLDLSVEPEDAIPVEQDGSEKQRHEDPGTPSGTPSTPTGRRWRLWPIPFRRVKTLEHTDSNSSNEEEFVDSESSLQNSQVETTPELPQKQFVRTNVPTTEQIASLNLKEGQNMITFSFSTRVWGTQQVDAHIYLWKWNARIVISDVDGTITKSDVLGQFMPLVGKDWTHTGVSRLFSAIKENGYQLLFLSARAIVQAYLTRSFLLNLKQDGKALPNGPVVISPDGLFPSLIREVVRRAPHEFKIACLEDIKKLFPADYNPFYAGFGNRDTDELSYRKIGIPKGKIFIINPKGEVAISHHPADVKTYTSLHTLVNDMFPPTSLVEQEDFNSWNYWKVPLPEID comes from the exons GTCCGGTTTGGTAAATTTCAGGGCGTTCTCAAAGGTGCGGAGAAGATGGTCCGCATAAATGTAAATGGCATTGATGCCAATTTCCACATGTATCTTGATAACTCGGGTGAGGCTTACTTTATAAAGGAGGTTGAGTCGGGTGAAGTAAGTGAGACAAATGGGGTTGTCAAGGATTCAGTTAATTTAGAAGCTACACAAGGGGATAATGCTTTGGATGGTGATGGCCAGAGTCATGACATTCGTAGACTTGAGCACAGTGTCTCTGATTCggtggtggttgaaatgagagAGGAACGCAATTCGTTTGGTGTAAACCGGATAGAGAGGGCAGAATCTGATGCTGATCGGAGGTACTATGAATTCCAAGATGAGCAATCTCCTCTAGAGGGTTCTGTTGAGTTATCGGAGTTTGGGTCGAGTCGATATGATAATTTAGACAGTGAGCATATTGTGGAATCACAGAATTTAAACTCGGGAGTTATATTGGTGAGTGTGGATGGTCATGTATTGAAAGCTCCCATCTCAGCATCAGAACAAACCTCAGAAAACGTGGAGTTAGACACACCTCGATTCAATCTGGGCCCAGGTGAAGAGGCGGACTTCTGTGAAGGCAATGAGGAGTTTTGTCCAGGTGAAACTGCTTGGGCTGATTATATCAGTAAGCTGAATGCATCTACAAGTAGTGTTGCTTCGGGTAGTATTAGTGGAGTTCGGAAGGATGATAGTGCTAATGGATATCAGTTAGAAGTTGATGAAAGAGAAGGGGAACATTCTTGTCAAACTCAAGAAACGCAGACTTCAACACAGGAAAGAGATCTTCAGATGCCTAGCTATTCAGAAGACACATCTACTAACAAGGCAGAGGTTTCCAAGAGCTGTTTGGAGCTAGAACAAATGGCCAAACATGAAGCAAAAGATGTTCAAAATACGGGGTCCTCATTGGAGGTTCAGAGTTCACCAGAAATATCTCATGAGACACTTCCGCTGGTTGATAGAACTGAAGATGCTACTGTTGACTTGAGAAATAATGTTGAGGCATCTTCAACTTTTGATTCTATTTCACCTGACAACAATATACCTCCACATTTAGAAGTTGGAAATGAATCAGTTGAAAAGATTGTGCCTTCTTCAGAACAAATAAGTATTGATAGCATTTCTTTACATTCTGTCAGTAATGATACGAACTGGAAGGATGAACAGTGTGGTACATCAGCAGTGGTTGATGGGATTGAGAGACCTGAAAGTGGAGATGAATGCAGTAAAAGTGAGCTAATAGAACCCCCAACAGAATCTTCAAGCAAAGAAACACAAAATGAGCTAATAAAACCCCCAACAGAATCGTCAAGTGAAGAAACACAAGTCCATTCAAGCATAA GGTTTGAGATTTCTCTCTGTGGGAATGAACTTCGTCCGGGTATGGGTGTGAAAGCTGCTGCTGAAACCTTTGCTGCACATCGTGTATCTGCAGAGAATTTTATAACTTCTGCAACATCAATTTTGaaagatgaaaatttgattgtcAAATACAGGGAAAGATACTTTTCGTGGGAAAAAGCAGCTCCTGCCATTCTTGGAATGGCAGTATTTAGTCTAGATTTATCTGTTGAGCCCGAGGATGCAATTCCTGTCGAACAAGATGGCTCAGAAAAACAAAGGCACGAGGATCCTGGAACACCCTCTGGAACGCCCTCCACTCCTACTGGACGCAGATGGAGGCTCTGGCCCATTCCATTTAGGAGGGTCAAAACACTTGAGCACACCGACAGTAATTCATCAAATGAGGAGGAATTTGTTGATTCTGAATCTAGTCTGCAGAACTCACAAGTTGAAACAACTCCTGAGTTACCTCAGAAGCAATTTGTAAGGACAAATGTTCCCACCACCGAGCAGATAGCATCTTTAAATCTAAAAGAAGGTCAAAATATGATAACTTTCAGTTTCTCTACAAGGGTTTGGGGGACACAACAG GTTGATGCACATATTTACTTGTGGAAATGGAATGCCAGAATTGTAATTTCTGACGTGGACGGAACTATTACCAA GTCGGATGTGTTAGGTCAGTTCATGCCATTAGTTGGAAAGGATTGGACGCATACTGGTGTGTCTAGACTTTTCTCTGCGATTAAG GAAAATGGATATCAGCTACTGTTTTTGAGTGCACGTGCAATCGTACAGGCATATCTAACGAGAAGCTTTTTACTCAACCTAAAACAG GATGGAAAAGCTTTACCTAATGGTCCTGTCGTTATCTCACCCGATGGATTATTTCCTTCATTGATTCGTGAAG TTGTAAGAAGAGCACCACATGAATTCAAAATTGCCTGTTTAGAG GACATTAAAAAACTCTTCCCCGCCGATTACAATCCATTCTACGCAGGATTTGGAAATAGAGACACGGATGAGCTCAGCTACAGGAAAATTGGGATTCCAAAGGGCAAAATATTCATAATCAATCCCAAG GGTGAGGTGGCCATCAGCCATCATCCCGCTGATGTGAAGACGTACACATCTTTACACACTCTCGTCAACGACATGTTTCCTCCAACGTCATTGGTTGAGCAG GAAGACTTCAACTCGTGGAACTATTGGAAAGTGCCACTGCCGGAAATTGACTGA
- the LOC103450213 gene encoding intracellular protein transport protein USO1 isoform X2 yields MSWIRNAVNLAVEAGATNTLTRTVRNYADTVVLHAGNAVAGARLLLPDRIRPRNLQSFKHTAKRLEEVSVSCRGVERVQLLRRWLVALKEIERLSTLYNASNEKGPEDHLNSDESTDSPRKPTLVYYVDSDAGDELKTFRDVFLHSQALEGITLSMILEEPNEEEVSLLLEIYGLCLTGGKEVHNVVMSSVQNLAIALSYYQDEVLIKREELLQFAQGAIAGLKINADLARIDAEACSIREELDKLMAHQKPLSEGCEKSSEKERDATIENLKDALVEIQLCSRLEDLLLKKKSLGNGDSPELHSEKVEKLKILSESLANSTSQAEKRISDHRFQKEEALSFRVAKANEVSQIEKELVAEIGKLERQREELQSELKKVIITLNAVRARLHNAREEREQFDEASNQILVHIKAKEDELSRSVDSCKAEVDVVNTWISFLEDTWVLQSSYTHQKEKQVNGELERYGDYFVNLVIQLLSTYKETLGSSITRIRTLVECLNSSKGANITGIDDGSSKESNPRKNLEEDYVDMEAKFLITLSVVDTMKKQFYVQTEGIFRRDDQKVKELFDAIKNLKDEFESIDRPILEIEASPRRPETPSSDRASTSLSPTANSPLTTGTPELKQEEVSNSSSTKGETLDPKEDMKLGLELGKTNPLTTGTPELKQDEVSNSSFIKGANTLDMKEELPKLDPDIGKANPTTTETPELKKYEVNEELAKLQPELGKFVKEISADEISDMVFDELKREMKRSS; encoded by the exons ATGTCGTGGATTAGAAATGCCGTGAACCTGGCAGTGGAAGCAGGGGCCACCAACACCCTCACCCGTACCGTACGAAACTACGCGGACACTGTCGTCCTCCACGCCGGCAATGCCGTCGCCGGTGCCAGACTCCTCCTCCCTGACCGCATT CGTCCGAGAAATTTACAGAGTTTTAAGCACACTGCGAAAAGATTGGAAGAAGTTTCTGTTTCTTGTAGAGGTGTAGAAAGGGTTCAGCTGCTGCGGAGGTGGTTGGTTGCACTTAAAGAAATTGAGAGATTGTCCACCCTTTACAATGCGAGTAATGAAAAGGGTCCCGAAGACCACCTTAATTCTGATGAGTCCACAGATTCCCCAAGAAAACCTACCCTG GTTTATTACGTAGACTCTGATGCTGGAGATGAACTGAAAACTTTTCGTGATGTCTTTCTTCATAGCCAAGCTCTTGAAGGCATAACATTGTCCATG ATTCTTGAAGAACCAAATGAGGAAGAAGTTTCACTACTTTTGGAGATATATGG GCTCTGTCTCACAGGAGGGAAGGAAGTACATAATGTAGTAATGAGCAGCGTACAGAATTTGGCAATTGCACTTTCATACTATCAAGATGAAGTACTG ATAAAGCGAGAAGAATTGCTCCAATTTGCTCAAGGCGCAATTGCAGGGCTGAAAATAAATGCAGATCTTGCAAG AATAGATGCTGAAGCCTGCAGTATCAGGGAAGAACTTGATAAATTGATGGCACACCAGAAGCCTCTGAGTGAAGGTTGTGAAAAATCCTCTGAGAAGGAAAGAGATGCAACAATAGAG AATTTAAAAGATGCGCTTGTGGAAATTCAACTCTGTTCCAGGTTGGAGGATCTGTTACTAAAGAAGAAATCATTGGGCAATGGGGACTCACCTGAGCTGCATTCTGAAAAG GTTGagaaattgaaaatattatcAGAATCTCTTGCCAACTCCACTTCACAAGCTGAAAAGCGCATTTCAGACCACAG GTTTCAGAAAGAAGAAGCACTCAGTTTTCGTGTAGCTAAAGCTAATGAAGTAAGCCAAATTGAGAAG GAACTGGTAGCAGAGATCGGAAAACTTGAGAGGCAAAGAGAAGAACTCCAAAGTGAATTGAAAAAG GTGATTATCACGTTGAATGCCGTTCGTGCACGCCTTCACAATGCAAgggaagaaagagagcaatttgATGAAGCAAGCAATCAGATTCTTGTACACATAAAAGCAAAG GAAGATGAGCTATCAAGATCTGTCGATTCATGTAAAGCAGAAGTTGATGTGGTCAATACGTGGATTAGTTTTTTGGAAGATACCTGGGTTCTGCAATCCTCATACACGCATCAAAAGGAGAAGCAGGTCAA TGGCGAACTGGAGAGATATGGAGACTATTTTGTGAATTTGGTAATCCAACTTCTCTCTACTTACAAG GAAACCTTAGGATCTTCAATCACTCGCATCAGGACTCTTGTGGAGTGCTTGAACTCAAGTAAAGG AGCAAATATAACTGGCATAGATGATGGAAGTTCAAAAGAAAGTAACCCAAGGAAAAATCTTGAAGAGGATTATGTGGACATGGAAGCCAAG TTTCTGATTACCTTAAGTGTAGTGGATACCATGAAAAAGCAATTCTACGTTCAAACCGAAGGCATTTTCAG GAGAGATGATCAGAAGGTCAAAGAACTCTTTGATGCCATCAAAAATTtgaaagacgaatttgaatccATTGACAGACCAATATTGGAGATTGAAGCTTCACCGCGAAGACCAGAGACGCCCTCTAGTGATAGGGCCAGTACAAGTCTGTCTCCTACCGCTAACTCTCCATTGACAACTGGGACTCCAGAACTCAAACAAGAAGAAGTTTCAAATTCTTCCTCAACTAAGGGGGAGACACTGGACCCAAAGGAAGATATGAAGCTAGGGCTGGAACTTGGTAAGACCAATCCGTTGACCACCGGGACTCCAGAACTCAAACAGGATGAAGTCTCCAATTCTTCCTTCATCAAGGGGGCAAATACACTAGACATGAAGGAAGAGTTGCCAAAACTAGACCCTGACATTGGGAAGGCCAATCCAACGACCACTGAGACTCCAGAACTTAAAAAGTATGAAGTAAATGAAGAACTGGCAAAACTACAGCCAGAACTTGGGAAGTTTGTCAAAGAAATCTCAGCGGATGAGATTAGCGATATGGTGTTTGATGAACTCAAAAGGGAAATGAAAAGAAGTAGCTGA
- the LOC103450213 gene encoding intracellular protein transport protein USO1 isoform X1, translating into MSWIRNAVNLAVEAGATNTLTRTVRNYADTVVLHAGNAVAGARLLLPDRIRPRNLQSFKHTAKRLEEVSVSCRGVERVQLLRRWLVALKEIERLSTLYNASNEKGPEDHLNSDESTDSPRKPTLVYYVDSDAGDELKTFRDVFLHSQALEGITLSMILEEPNEEEVSLLLEIYGLCLTGGKEVHNVVMSSVQNLAIALSYYQDEVLIKREELLQFAQGAIAGLKINADLARIDAEACSIREELDKLMAHQKPLSEGCEKSSEKERDATIENLKDALVEIQLCSRLEDLLLKKKSLGNGDSPELHSEKVEKLKILSESLANSTSQAEKRISDHSRFQKEEALSFRVAKANEVSQIEKELVAEIGKLERQREELQSELKKVIITLNAVRARLHNAREEREQFDEASNQILVHIKAKEDELSRSVDSCKAEVDVVNTWISFLEDTWVLQSSYTHQKEKQVNGELERYGDYFVNLVIQLLSTYKETLGSSITRIRTLVECLNSSKGANITGIDDGSSKESNPRKNLEEDYVDMEAKFLITLSVVDTMKKQFYVQTEGIFRRDDQKVKELFDAIKNLKDEFESIDRPILEIEASPRRPETPSSDRASTSLSPTANSPLTTGTPELKQEEVSNSSSTKGETLDPKEDMKLGLELGKTNPLTTGTPELKQDEVSNSSFIKGANTLDMKEELPKLDPDIGKANPTTTETPELKKYEVNEELAKLQPELGKFVKEISADEISDMVFDELKREMKRSS; encoded by the exons ATGTCGTGGATTAGAAATGCCGTGAACCTGGCAGTGGAAGCAGGGGCCACCAACACCCTCACCCGTACCGTACGAAACTACGCGGACACTGTCGTCCTCCACGCCGGCAATGCCGTCGCCGGTGCCAGACTCCTCCTCCCTGACCGCATT CGTCCGAGAAATTTACAGAGTTTTAAGCACACTGCGAAAAGATTGGAAGAAGTTTCTGTTTCTTGTAGAGGTGTAGAAAGGGTTCAGCTGCTGCGGAGGTGGTTGGTTGCACTTAAAGAAATTGAGAGATTGTCCACCCTTTACAATGCGAGTAATGAAAAGGGTCCCGAAGACCACCTTAATTCTGATGAGTCCACAGATTCCCCAAGAAAACCTACCCTG GTTTATTACGTAGACTCTGATGCTGGAGATGAACTGAAAACTTTTCGTGATGTCTTTCTTCATAGCCAAGCTCTTGAAGGCATAACATTGTCCATG ATTCTTGAAGAACCAAATGAGGAAGAAGTTTCACTACTTTTGGAGATATATGG GCTCTGTCTCACAGGAGGGAAGGAAGTACATAATGTAGTAATGAGCAGCGTACAGAATTTGGCAATTGCACTTTCATACTATCAAGATGAAGTACTG ATAAAGCGAGAAGAATTGCTCCAATTTGCTCAAGGCGCAATTGCAGGGCTGAAAATAAATGCAGATCTTGCAAG AATAGATGCTGAAGCCTGCAGTATCAGGGAAGAACTTGATAAATTGATGGCACACCAGAAGCCTCTGAGTGAAGGTTGTGAAAAATCCTCTGAGAAGGAAAGAGATGCAACAATAGAG AATTTAAAAGATGCGCTTGTGGAAATTCAACTCTGTTCCAGGTTGGAGGATCTGTTACTAAAGAAGAAATCATTGGGCAATGGGGACTCACCTGAGCTGCATTCTGAAAAG GTTGagaaattgaaaatattatcAGAATCTCTTGCCAACTCCACTTCACAAGCTGAAAAGCGCATTTCAGACCACAG CAGGTTTCAGAAAGAAGAAGCACTCAGTTTTCGTGTAGCTAAAGCTAATGAAGTAAGCCAAATTGAGAAG GAACTGGTAGCAGAGATCGGAAAACTTGAGAGGCAAAGAGAAGAACTCCAAAGTGAATTGAAAAAG GTGATTATCACGTTGAATGCCGTTCGTGCACGCCTTCACAATGCAAgggaagaaagagagcaatttgATGAAGCAAGCAATCAGATTCTTGTACACATAAAAGCAAAG GAAGATGAGCTATCAAGATCTGTCGATTCATGTAAAGCAGAAGTTGATGTGGTCAATACGTGGATTAGTTTTTTGGAAGATACCTGGGTTCTGCAATCCTCATACACGCATCAAAAGGAGAAGCAGGTCAA TGGCGAACTGGAGAGATATGGAGACTATTTTGTGAATTTGGTAATCCAACTTCTCTCTACTTACAAG GAAACCTTAGGATCTTCAATCACTCGCATCAGGACTCTTGTGGAGTGCTTGAACTCAAGTAAAGG AGCAAATATAACTGGCATAGATGATGGAAGTTCAAAAGAAAGTAACCCAAGGAAAAATCTTGAAGAGGATTATGTGGACATGGAAGCCAAG TTTCTGATTACCTTAAGTGTAGTGGATACCATGAAAAAGCAATTCTACGTTCAAACCGAAGGCATTTTCAG GAGAGATGATCAGAAGGTCAAAGAACTCTTTGATGCCATCAAAAATTtgaaagacgaatttgaatccATTGACAGACCAATATTGGAGATTGAAGCTTCACCGCGAAGACCAGAGACGCCCTCTAGTGATAGGGCCAGTACAAGTCTGTCTCCTACCGCTAACTCTCCATTGACAACTGGGACTCCAGAACTCAAACAAGAAGAAGTTTCAAATTCTTCCTCAACTAAGGGGGAGACACTGGACCCAAAGGAAGATATGAAGCTAGGGCTGGAACTTGGTAAGACCAATCCGTTGACCACCGGGACTCCAGAACTCAAACAGGATGAAGTCTCCAATTCTTCCTTCATCAAGGGGGCAAATACACTAGACATGAAGGAAGAGTTGCCAAAACTAGACCCTGACATTGGGAAGGCCAATCCAACGACCACTGAGACTCCAGAACTTAAAAAGTATGAAGTAAATGAAGAACTGGCAAAACTACAGCCAGAACTTGGGAAGTTTGTCAAAGAAATCTCAGCGGATGAGATTAGCGATATGGTGTTTGATGAACTCAAAAGGGAAATGAAAAGAAGTAGCTGA
- the LOC139189862 gene encoding uncharacterized protein — MGRSRAHNDHDSDGHRALHMEEHHLLIWHPSVHHHPQRPLIHGQRLEKFFQEYGIQQHKLMPRYPQSNGQVEASNKMILDCLKKSLTNKKEKWPDELPGCLWAYRTTKRRATGETPLSLAFGLEVIIHPNVIKPSITALLPSIEQNSKEMVTSLDLVEEKCEQTSTRIAAYQQQLFSSYNKRAKIR, encoded by the coding sequence atgggtagaagcagagcccataaTGATCacgattcagacggacatagagcgcttcatatggaggaacatcatttgctgatttggcatccctcagtccATCATCACCCACAACGACCCCTAATTCATGGGCAGAGATTAGAGAAGTTCTTCCAAGAATATGGCATCCAGCAGCACAAGTTAatgccgagatatcctcaaagCAATGGGCAGGTcgaagcatccaacaaaatgatccttgactgcctcaagaaatccctcaccaacaagaaggaaaaatggccagatgaactccccggatgtctatgggcatatcgcaccaccaaaagacgagcaaccggtgaGACTCCTCTCTCTTTAGCATTTGGTTTAGAAgtaatcattcatcccaatgtcatcaagccaagtatcaccgctctactaccaagcattgagcagaacagtaaggagatggtcacaagcttagatctggtaGAGGAGAAATGCGAGCAGACCAGCACCCGCATTGCAGCCTACCAGCAACAACTAttttccagctacaacaaaagggctaaAATCCGGTAG